The Acropora muricata isolate sample 2 chromosome 5, ASM3666990v1, whole genome shotgun sequence genome includes a window with the following:
- the LOC136917847 gene encoding trichohyalin-like, translating to MDWKDCSVIDRHYPRLQQCLEPSKLLRYLENAGVLDEDDVETIREEKRKFSRETQVATFVEILKRREHGFRHLLQALLKSKVQEFLARELLEDDVYDEEEINSILSELENDIDETQSLKLRLIEEEKRHRNTRKELEQVRRSSFVFSDSSSSGLFADHDSNLSEDDDVGERVATEMEELDREGIGDEAFQNTEERLVAFNNDFEWEHEDGWKMFGSVDCLDTLSRKRTEQITYLENRQRSASLGMINVTGQSKSEFLKCGSDESLKQCEESMMSLRRHEDDESLEDKVALLEKRLQEEKRRRAVSENEVAKLQLEREGLCAELEETRDQLRQSQINLFYEDDESEAESSVNQGDPNTVPSFMADQEVTAERKTRYLTVKSELPIARCGSPELNRLQSQSEQLKRTRLTSSWRSLNSQFYELDEYDDEIKVELDPSNIFDTLRRLKACTNNLYHEVLNERDELRYLKRRSTNLEST from the exons ATGGACTGGAAAGACTGTTCTGTGATCGATAGGCATTACCCGAGGCTACAGCAGTGTCTCGAGCCAAGCAAACTCTTACGTTACCTCGAAAACGCGGGAGTGCTGGACGAGGACGACGTCGAAACGATACGCGAAGAGAAGCGAAAGTTTTCGAGGGAAACACAAGTGGCGACCTTTGTCGAGATCTTGAAGAGACGAGAACATGGCTTCAGGCATTTACTGCAAGCATTGCTGAAGTCTAAAGTACAAGAGTTTCTGGCCCGAGAACTGCTCGAGGATGACGTCTACGACGAAGAAG AAATCAACAGTATCTTATCAGAGCTCGAAAATGATATCGATGAAACACAATCCTTGAAACTGCGGCTCATAGAAGAAGAAAAGCGACACAGGAACACCAGGAAAGAACTAGAGCAAGTAAGACGAAGTTCTTTCGTCTTCAGCGACTCCAGCAGCTCGGGTCTCTTTGCTGATCATGACTCCAACTTGAGCGAGGACGATGACGTCGGTGAAAGAGTGGCAACCGAAATGGAGGAACTCGACAGGGAAGGTATAGGAGATGAGGCATTTCAAAATACAGAGGAGCGACTCGTTGCTTttaataatgactttgaatgGGAACATGAAGATGGCTGGAAAATGTTTGGAAGTGTTGATTGCCTTGATACGCTTTCACGCAAAAGGACTGAACAAATCACTTACCTTGAAAACCGTCAAAGGAGCGCTTCTCTTGGAATGATCAATGTAACAGGGCAAAGTAAATCTGAGTTTCTAAAATGTGGAAGCGATGAAAGCTTGAAACAGTGCGAGGAGTCTATGATGTCGCTACGAcgacacgaagacgatgaatcGCTCGAGGACAAAGTTGCTCTTTTGGAAAAACGGCTTCAAGAGGAGAAACGGAGGCGCGCAGTTTCTGAGAACGAAGTTGCCAAGTTGCAGTTGGAAAGGGAGGGGCTATGCGCGGAGCTGGAAGAAACTAGAGACCAACTGAGACAGAGCCAAATAAATCTGTTTTACGAAGACGATGAGAGCGAGGCTGAGTCGAGTGTTAATCAAGGCGATCCCAATACAGTGCCCAGTTTTATGGCTGATCAAGAAGTTACGGCGGAGAGAAAAACTCGATATTTAACGGTAAAAAGTGAGTTACCCATTGCTCGATGCGGTTCACCTGAATTGAATAGGCTTCAGTCCCAATCGGAGCAATTAAAGAGAACACGGCTGACCAGTAGCTGGAGAAGCCTCAATTCTCAATTCTACGAGCTCGACGAATACGACGACGAAATAAAGGTCGAACTGGACCCGAGTAACATCTTCGACACACTGCGCAGGCTCAAAGCTTGCACTAACAATTTGTATCATGAGGTTTTGAATGAAAGGGACGAACTTCGATACTTAAAAAGACGGTCTACAAACCTGGAATCTACTTAG
- the LOC136917855 gene encoding uncharacterized protein isoform X2, whose amino-acid sequence MGYANCFAFFFVTMLGDSPRLHVVFVVSLAVLAYEVNAEKSCKPDQIVWKSDTRFKCLDCPDCPAGSQPSVPCGSSVEYRTPVHCVKCALGTYSNIYGKIQCHSCTVCSEGKAIKNNCSLFANTECDDKCIDGYYHEAFISDCFRCAECCGDEHDEKAMDCAGGEKKCKIRSTGKPCKRKESSTGATTTTTTTSTTTTTTTTRSDNKLSSTTSQPIKQESTTTIPPTTQEDGDRQLPEAQIAVKYTEKGNEKLLDLVYLLIGFAALILVVMLAIICVIRRRRQIDCPAESENENEESISLHEMEANSGKLTLEELQEKHFPKFENMCLKLDNGKRDYEALAAKYDMISVDERESLHHERQRKGGSPSRELMSYIKTKYPNHPVVELIKNLKDIGRKDIALILKPLVKNKA is encoded by the exons ATGGGTTATGCAAACTGTTTCGCGTTTTTCTTCGTCACAATGTTAGGGGATTCTCCACGCTTGCACGTCGTATTTGTAGTCAGTCTTGCTGTGTTG GCGTACGAAGTTAATGCAGAAAAATCGTGCAAGCCTGACCAAATAGTCTGGAAGTCAGACACGAGGTTCAAGTGCCTGGACTGTCCTGATTGTCCCGCGGGATCCCAGCCCTCTGTACCCTGTGGTAGCAGTGTAGAGTACAGGACCCCAGTACACTGTGTTAAGTGTGCCCTAGGAACATATTCGAACATTTACGGGAAAATTCAGTGCCATTCGTGTACGGTTTGTTCTGAAGGGAAAGCCATAAAGAACAACTGCAGTTTGTTTGCAAACACTGAGTGCGATGACAAGTGCATCGACGGTTATTATCACGAAGCATTTATTTCCGACTGCTTCCGTTGTGCGGAATGTTGCGGCGACGAACACGACGAAAAAGCAATGGATTGCGCTGGTGGCgaaaaaaagtgtaaaataaGATCTACAGGGAAACCTTGCAAGAGGAAGGAGAGTAGTACTGGtgcgacgacgacgacgacgacgacgtcgacgacgacgacgacgacgacgacgaggAGTGACAATAAGCTATCATCCACTACTTCGCAACCAATCAAGCAGGAATCCACAACAACAATACCACCAACAACCCAAGAAGATGGTGACCGACAGTTGCCAGAAGCCCAAATCGCGGTCAAATATacagaaaaaggaaatgaaaagttGCTCGATCTGGTTTATTTGCTGATAGGCTTCGCCGCATTGATTCTGGTCGTAATGTTAGCGATTATTTGTGTGATCAGACGACGGAGGCAAATAGATTGCCCTGCGGAAAGTGAGAATGAAAATGAAGAATCGATTTCGCTGCACGAGATGGAAGCGAATTCAG GTAAATTAACCCTCGAGGAACTTCAAGAAAAACACTTCCCAAAGTTTGAAAACATGTGCTTAAAGCTTGATAACGGAAAAAGGGACTATGAAGCACTAGCTGCTaagtacgatatgatttcagtAGATGAACGAGAATCATTACACCATGAGCGACAGAGGAAAGGAGGAAGCCCTTCCAGAGAATTGATGAGCTACATCAAGACAAAATACCCCAATCATCCCGTCGTCGAGCTCATAAAGAATCTCAAAGATATCGGTCGTAAAGACATTGCTTTGATACTCAAGCCACTGGTCAAAAACAAGGCTTGA
- the LOC136917422 gene encoding uncharacterized protein, giving the protein MASFANRGARRGSKQSHLEILTYALLLVTGVNAEHNCGKDQYTVVYGDGRIGCENCGFCDEGQAPSPPCGTRISETAEGFCELCKPGISFSEHSGVSICEPCSPPCAKGQTVLQECTAKTNVKCGKSCYEEHMYFDAEKGCLPCSVCCGGNGTVRDECKKKLGAESNMICSFISNETECSSATKQMPLASETTKKSSMQKNGHPDKNKTMIAVAISVPVVSFVLIMFAVVFVWYRCARRGFCSNSIEEGIGKTPLQIAQKSTKENSKQLKTLREKEDVLQPICLALDNDINLCGNFKLVAQKCGYSPNEIAAMKRSQNGATRALIEALSARKPDWTIQEFIDEAVKPSKRNDVAKLLTDFDNDRPDERAASNHNSLPGPGSWCKVNAQNACNQDQITWKSKVKYKCLECRECPEGFQPSVHCGSTVKYGTPVHCAQCDLGRTYSDSNGKFPCHKCKACPEGKAVKKNCTLVANTECDNKCINGYYLEPLISTCFRCAECCGDEHDQKATDCASGKNKCKIRYTSKPCKKKERGTEATNGKKPTSTVLFHDRTTSQTTTEELKETTTTVRPTTQGDGVTPFSGDKMDHEEKDNKTLLYIVCSLIAALILLAVLAVFFVIRRRRESIDRVPVIEESTQSQATETNSGFLTLEQLEQRHLEHFDTMCLRLDNRRRSFRWDYVSLAAKYQKISLDERDSLHGERQRKGGSPSKELMSLIKAKYPNHRVVELTKNLKGIGRDDIAEMLEPLVKNTA; this is encoded by the exons GCATTGCTGTTGGTTACAGGCGTAAAT GCCGAACATAATTGTGGCAAAGACCAATACACAGTGGTGTATGGTGATGGAAGGATCGGTTGTGAAAATTGTGGTTTTTGTGATGAGGGCCAAGCGCCTTCCCCCCCATGCGGGACGCGTATTTCTGAAACAGCGGAAGGCTTTTGCGAGCTTTGCAAGCCAGGGATATCCTTCTCAGAACACAGCGGTGTGTCAATTTGTGAACCTTGCAGTCCTCCCTGTGCCAAGGGTCAGACAGTCCTCCAAGAGTGCACAGCAAAAACAAACGTCAAGTGTGGAAAATCATGCTACGAAGAACACAT GTATTTTGACGCAGAAAAAGGTTGTTTGCCTTGCTCTGTATGCTGTGGTGGGAACGGTACAGTACGAGACGAATGCAAGAAAAAATTAGGAGCAGAATCCAACATGATATGCTCCTTTATCAGCAATGAAACTGAATGCAGTAGCGCAACAAAGCAAATGCCACTCGCAAGCGAAACGACGAAAAAGTCATCAATGCAAAAGAATGGTCATCCCGACAAGAACAAGACGATGATAGCTGTAGCCATTTCTGTGCCAGTTGTCAGTTTTGTGCTCATTatgtttgctgttgtttttgtgtGGTATCGTTGTGCAAGAAGGGGATTCTGTTCCAACTCTATTGAAGAGGGTATAGGAAAGACACCTCTGCAAATAG CTCAAAAATCGACGAAAGAAAACTCTAAGCAGTTGAAAACCTTACGAGAAAAAGAGGATGTCTTGCAACCGATTTGTCTTGCCTTAGACAACGACATAAATTTATGTGGAAATTTTAAGCTAGTAGCTCAAAAATGTGGCTATAGCCCAAACGAAATAGCAGCGATGAAGAGATCTCAAAATGGAGCGACCAGGGCACTGATAGAAGCTCTTTCTGCGAGAAAGCCAGACTGGACGATCCAGGAGTTCATCGATGAGGCGGTAAAGCCAAGCAAGAGAAATGATGTTGCTAAATTGTTGACGGACTTTGACAATGATCGTCCCGACGA ACGAGCAGCGTCCAATCACAACTCACTTCCTGGTCCCGGAAGT TGGTGTAAAGTTAATGCACAAAACGCATGCAACCAAGACCAAATCACATGGAAATCAAAAGTAAAGTACAAGTGCTTGGAGTGTCGCGAGTGTCCCGAGGGATTCCAGCCGTCTGTACACTGTGGCAGCACAGTAAAGTACGGGACCCCAGTACACTGTGCTCAGTGTGACCTAGGAAGAACATATTCGGACAGTAATGGGAAATTTCCGTGCCACAAGTGCAAAGCTTGCCCTGAAGGGAAAGCCGTGAAGAAGAACTGCACTCTTGTCGCAAACACCGAGTGCGATAATAAGTGCATTAACGGTTACTATCTCGAACCGCTTATTTCCACATGCTTCCGTTGTGCGGAATGTTGCGGGGACGAGCACGACCAAAAGGCAACGGATTGCGCTAGTGgcaaaaataaatgcaaaatacGATATACAAGTAAACCTTGCAAGAAAAAGGAGCGTGGTACAGAGGCGACGAATGGCAAGAAGCCAACGTCCACTGTGTTGTTTCATGACCGCACCACTTCGCAAACAACGACTGAAGAACTCAAGGAAACCACCACAACAGTTCGGCCGACAACCCAAGGAGACGGTGTCACACCATTTTCCGGCGATAAGATGGACCATgaagaaaaagacaacaaaacctTGCTCTATATTGTTTGTTCGCTGATAGCCGCCTTGATCCTGCTCGCAGTGTTGGCAGTTTTCTTTGTAATCAGACGAAGACGAGAGTCAATAGATCGCGTACCTGTCATTGAAGAATCGACTCAGTCGCAGGCGACTGAAACGAATTCAG GTTTCTTAACCCTCGAGCAGCTTGAACAGAGACATCTCGAGCACTTTGACACAATGTGCTTGAGGCTTGATAACCGAAGAAGGTCCTTCCGCTGGGACTACGTAAGTCTGGCTGCTAAGTACCAGAAGATCTCGTTGGATGAACGAGACTCCTTACACGGGGAGCGACAGAGGAAAGGAGGAAGCCCTTCCAAAGAACTTATGAGCCTTATCAAGGCAAAGTACCCCAATCATCGTGTCGTCGAGCTCACAAAGAATCTCAAGGGGATTGGACGTGACGACATCGCAGAGATGCTTGAGCCACTGGTCAAAAACACGGCTTGA
- the LOC136917855 gene encoding uncharacterized protein isoform X1, protein MSFTLGYANCFATVMGDSASLHVVFVISLAVLAYEVNAEKSCKPDQIVWKSDTRFKCLDCPDCPAGSQPSVPCGSSVEYRTPVHCVKCALGTYSNIYGKIQCHSCTVCSEGKAIKNNCSLFANTECDDKCIDGYYHEAFISDCFRCAECCGDEHDEKAMDCAGGEKKCKIRSTGKPCKRKESSTGATTTTTTTSTTTTTTTTRSDNKLSSTTSQPIKQESTTTIPPTTQEDGDRQLPEAQIAVKYTEKGNEKLLDLVYLLIGFAALILVVMLAIICVIRRRRQIDCPAESENENEESISLHEMEANSGKLTLEELQEKHFPKFENMCLKLDNGKRDYEALAAKYDMISVDERESLHHERQRKGGSPSRELMSYIKTKYPNHPVVELIKNLKDIGRKDIALILKPLVKNKA, encoded by the exons ATGAGTTTCACCTTAGGTTATGCGAATTGTTTCGCCACGGTGATGGGGGATTCTGCAAGCTTGCACGTCGTATTTGTAATCAGTCTTGCCGTGTTG GCGTACGAAGTTAATGCAGAAAAATCGTGCAAGCCTGACCAAATAGTCTGGAAGTCAGACACGAGGTTCAAGTGCCTGGACTGTCCTGATTGTCCCGCGGGATCCCAGCCCTCTGTACCCTGTGGTAGCAGTGTAGAGTACAGGACCCCAGTACACTGTGTTAAGTGTGCCCTAGGAACATATTCGAACATTTACGGGAAAATTCAGTGCCATTCGTGTACGGTTTGTTCTGAAGGGAAAGCCATAAAGAACAACTGCAGTTTGTTTGCAAACACTGAGTGCGATGACAAGTGCATCGACGGTTATTATCACGAAGCATTTATTTCCGACTGCTTCCGTTGTGCGGAATGTTGCGGCGACGAACACGACGAAAAAGCAATGGATTGCGCTGGTGGCgaaaaaaagtgtaaaataaGATCTACAGGGAAACCTTGCAAGAGGAAGGAGAGTAGTACTGGtgcgacgacgacgacgacgacgacgtcgacgacgacgacgacgacgacgacgaggAGTGACAATAAGCTATCATCCACTACTTCGCAACCAATCAAGCAGGAATCCACAACAACAATACCACCAACAACCCAAGAAGATGGTGACCGACAGTTGCCAGAAGCCCAAATCGCGGTCAAATATacagaaaaaggaaatgaaaagttGCTCGATCTGGTTTATTTGCTGATAGGCTTCGCCGCATTGATTCTGGTCGTAATGTTAGCGATTATTTGTGTGATCAGACGACGGAGGCAAATAGATTGCCCTGCGGAAAGTGAGAATGAAAATGAAGAATCGATTTCGCTGCACGAGATGGAAGCGAATTCAG GTAAATTAACCCTCGAGGAACTTCAAGAAAAACACTTCCCAAAGTTTGAAAACATGTGCTTAAAGCTTGATAACGGAAAAAGGGACTATGAAGCACTAGCTGCTaagtacgatatgatttcagtAGATGAACGAGAATCATTACACCATGAGCGACAGAGGAAAGGAGGAAGCCCTTCCAGAGAATTGATGAGCTACATCAAGACAAAATACCCCAATCATCCCGTCGTCGAGCTCATAAAGAATCTCAAAGATATCGGTCGTAAAGACATTGCTTTGATACTCAAGCCACTGGTCAAAAACAAGGCTTGA